A segment of the Pseudomonas serboccidentalis genome:
GACCCAGCGAAGCAATGCCCATCGCCGTCGGCGGGATCAGGTACAGGGTCATCGTCGCCCGGCTCAAGTCCACATGCTTGAGCACAAACCCCCAGGCCAGATAAGCCAGCGCACTGGGAAACACCCCCAGCGCCAGCACCGCCCATTGCACCCGCAACGGCGCCTTCAGCACCGCGTCGCTCAGCCCCGGCAGGTAAATCAGTAACAGCAACGTCCCCGACCACACCGCGTAACACGCCAGGCTAAAGCCGTCGTAACGCCGGGCGTGATGTTTTTGCAGGGCGAAATAAATGCTCCACGACAGCGCCGCCAGCAGGATCAGCAAGCCATGCGCGTCGATCTGCCCCAGGCCGCGATCAGCGCTGACCACGATCACCACGCCGATCAGCCCCAGCAGCACACACCCCCAGCGCCAGGCACTGACCTGATCCTTGAACACGTATCGCGCCAGCAATGTGCTGAACAACGGGCTCGACTGCGCCAGTACGCTGGAGGCGCCGGCACTGACGCTTTGCTGGCCGATGTTCAGCGCCACGTGATGCAGGCTGACGGCGAAGAATCCCAACGCGAACAGCATCGGCACATCGCGCCGCTGCGGCAGGCGAATGCCCTTGAACGCTGCAATCGCGGCCATGAACAGCGACGCCAGCAGAAACCGCAGCAACGCCAGATGCCCGGGCTCATAAGCGTGCAGGCCGAGGTGAATGCCGGTCGGCGAATAG
Coding sequences within it:
- a CDS encoding DMT family transporter codes for the protein MPSPSSLKIVLAMAFVVGCWAYSPTGIHLGLHAYEPGHLALLRFLLASLFMAAIAAFKGIRLPQRRDVPMLFALGFFAVSLHHVALNIGQQSVSAGASSVLAQSSPLFSTLLARYVFKDQVSAWRWGCVLLGLIGVVIVVSADRGLGQIDAHGLLILLAALSWSIYFALQKHHARRYDGFSLACYAVWSGTLLLLIYLPGLSDAVLKAPLRVQWAVLALGVFPSALAYLAWGFVLKHVDLSRATMTLYLIPPTAMGIASLGLGERPTLMVLVGSVVVLISVLALNLERRAVVRTVEV